The following nucleotide sequence is from Lysobacter panacisoli.
GGCCCTTGGCGGCCTCGATGTAGATCTTCATCTGCTCACGCACCGGCTGCTGGCCGAGGTACTCGTCCAGCCGCTTCGGGCGGATCGAGGCCTCGATGGCCTCGTCCTCGCGCGTGGCGCCGGCAGCGATGATGCGTTGATCGTTCATGGGCCTATGTTCGCACGCGCGCAGGGCCCTTCACAGCGACGCGCGGCACGCCCCGGCCGCGTCAGATCTCGACCTGCGCGCCCAGTTCCACCAGCCGGTTGCCCGGAATGCGGAAGAAACCCGTCGCCGGCGCGGCGTTGCGGTGCATGAATGCGAACAGGCGATCGCGCCAGATCGGCATGCCGCGGTGGCGGCTGGCCACCACGGTCTCGCGGCTGGCGAAGTACGTGGTGTCCATCGGGTCGAAATAGGTGCCACCGGCGTCGCACGAGCGCATCAGCGCCAGCGGGACGTCGGGCACTTCCATGAAGCCGAAGCGGATCAGCACGCGGTAGAAGTCGTCGCCGATGGCTTCGATCTTCAGGCGCTTTTCCTTCGGCGCGTACGGGATGTTCAACGTTTCCACGGTGAGGAACACGTTGCGCTCGTGCAGCACCTTATTGTGCTTGAGGTTGTGCAGCAACGCGTGCGGCACCACGCCCTTGTCGGCGGTCATGAAGATCGCCGTGCCCGGCACGCGCACCGGCGGCGCCAGCATCAGACCGGGCAGGAAGCTGTCGAGCTGGATGCCTTCCTTGCGCACTTCCTCATGCAGCAGCTCGCGACCGCGGCGCCACGTGCGCAGCAGGGTGAACACCACCACGCCCAGCAGCAGCGGGAACCATGCACCGTCGAAGAACTTGGCGCCGTTGGCGACCACGAAGCCCACGTCGACCGCGAAGAACACCAGGCACAGCGGCAGCACCCAGGTGCGCCAGCGCGGCCACAGCGCGCGCGCCACCAGCGCCAGCAGCAGGGTGTCGATCAGCATCGTCGCCGACACCGAGATGCCGTACGCCGTCGCCAGCGCGGTGGAGCTGCGGAACATCAGCACCACCACCAGCACGGTCACCATCAGCAGCCAGTTGATGTACGGGACGTAGATCTGGCCGATCGTCTCGTGCGAGGTGTGCTTGATCTGCATGCGCGGCAGGAAGCCCAGCTGCATCGCCTGTCGCGCCACCGAATACGCACCGGTGATGACCGCCTGCGAGGCGATCACCGCGGCCATCGTCGCCAGCACGATCATCGGGTACAGCGCCCACGGCGGTATGGCCTCGAAGAACGGGTTCTTCACCGCTTCCGGATGCGCCAGCACGAACGCGCCCTGCCCCAGATAGTTGAGCGTGAGGCACGGCAGGACCAGGAAATACCACGAGTGGCGGATCGGACGCGGGCCGAAGTGGCCCATGTCGGCGTACAGCGCCTCGCCACCGGTCACGGCCAGCACGACCACGCCGAGGATCGTCACCGACAGCAGGCCATGCTCGCCGAAGAAGCGCATGCCCCACATCGGGTTGAGCGCGCGGATCACCTCCGGCGCCTTGACGATGTTGTACAGGCCGATCAGCGCCAGCGAGGCGAACCACACCAGCATCACCGGGCCGAACACGCGGCCGACCTTCTCGGTGCCGAAGCGTTGCGCCAGGAACACCAGCACCAGGATCACCACCGACAGCGGCACGATGAAACGGTGCAGTCCCGGTGCGGCGACTTCCAGGCCTTCCACCGCGCCGAGCACGGTGATCGCCGGCGTGATCACGCTGTCGCCGAAGAACAGCGACGCGCCGAAGATGCCGAGGATGCCGACCACGTAGGCCGATCGCGATCCTTTGGCGAGCGTGCGCTGGGCCAGCGCCATCAGCGCCATGATGCCGCCCTCGCCCTGGTTGTCGGCGCGCATGATGATGGTCACGTACTTCAGCGTGACCACGATCATCAGCGCCCAGAACACCAGCGACAGCATGCCCAGCACCGTGGCCTGATCGACGACCATGCCCAGCTGCTTGGCGAAGTGCGGCGAGAACGCCTCCTTCAGCGTGTACAGCGGGCTCGTTCCGATATCGCCGAAGACGACGCCGATGGCGCCGACCATCAGGCCCGGCAGGCCTTGCTTGCCGTGCCCGCTATGGCCGTGGCCGGCGGGAGTGGAAGGAACGGAAGTGGACATGGATGCGTCTGCGAGGGGCCGCGCGGAGGCGGCCGTGGCTCAACGAAGCGCGGACTTTAGCGCTTTGCGGATGATGGCGGCGGCGTCGTCGCCGCTGGCGGTGGCCTCACGGGCCATGCGTACGGCCTCGGCCGGCTTGTAACCCAGCTGTTGCAAGGCGATGACCGCCTCGCTCTGCGGGTCGGGCGCTCCACCGGGACTGGAAAGAGTCGCACCGACACCGGCGAGGTCGGCCGCCCGGTCGCGCAGCTCCACGACCATGCGCTCGGCGGTCTTCTTGCCGATGCCGGGAATGCGCGTCAGCGCGGTGATGTCGCCGGCCTGGACCAGACGCGCGAACTCGTCCACCGACACGCCCGACAGCACCGCCAGCGCGATCTTCGCGCCGATGCCCGAGACCTTCTGCACGTCGCGGAACAGGCGGCGCTCGCCCTCGCGCAGGAAGCCGTACAGCGAAACGCTGTCTTCCTTCTGCGCGTAATGGGTGAACAGCGAGATCTCGCGACCGAGATCGGGCAGGTCGTAGAAGGTGCTCATCGGCGCTTCCAGCTCGTAGCCGACGCCGTTGACGTCCACGACGAGCCAGGGAGGCTGCTTGAGGACCAGGATTCCCTTCAAACGACCGATCATGCCCCGCGTCTCCGCAACAGATGGGTGGACAGCCCGGTTCGCGCCGCGGTGGCGCTCATGTGGGCATGGGTGAGTGCGACCGCGAGCGCATCCGCGGCATCGGCCTGCAACTTCACTTCGGGGAGGTTCAACAGCAGCCGCACCATGTGCTGGACCTGCTGCTTGTCGGCGGCACCGCGCCCGACGAGGGACTGCTTGATCACGCGCGGCGGGTACTCGCTGATGGGAATGCGCCGACGCACCACCGTCGCCAGGGCCGCGCCGCGGGCGTGGCCGAGCTTCAGCGCCGAGGTCGCCGACTTGTCCATGAAGACCGTCTCGATCGCGACCTGCTGCGGCTGCCATTCGTCCAGCAGCGCTTCCAGCCCTTCGCACAGCAGGCCCAGACGCGAAGGAAAGTCCTCCGCGTCGAGCAGCTTCAGCGCCTGCGCGTGCACGTAGGTGCAGCGCCCGTCGGCGGCGACGTCGATGACGCCGATGCCGGTGCGCTGGGAGCCAGGGTCGATACCCAGGATTCGGATCACGTGATCAGCCTACGCCATTCGCTCAGGCGTAGGCGTCCTCGCCGAGGTCGGCGTTGGAATACACGTTCTGGACGTCGTCCATGTCCTCCAGCCAGCGCAGCAGCTTGACCACCTGCTGCGCGGTCTCGCCGCTGACGGCGATGTCGTTGTCGGCGCGCAGGGTCACCTCGGCGATGTCCGCCTTGAGGCCGGCGGCGTCCATCGCGGCCTTGACCGCCTCGAACGCGTCCGGCGCGGTGACCACGTCGATCGCGCCGTCGTCGTAGACCACCACGTCGTCGGCGCCGGCATCGATGGCGAGCTCGGTGATCCTGTCCTCGTCCACGCCGGCCGCGAAGGACAGCACGCCGAGTTTCTTGAACATGAAGGACACCGAGCCGTCGGTGCCGAGGTTGCCGCCGAACTTGCCGAACGCGTGGCGCACGTCGGCCACGGTGCGGACCTTGTTGTCGGTCAGGCAGTCCACGATCACGGCCACGCCACCGGGGGCGTAGCCCTCGTAGCGGATTTCCTCGTAGCTGACGCCTTCCAGCTCGCCGGTGGCCTTCTTGATGGCGCGCTCGATCACGTCCTTGGACATGTTGACCGCGAGGCCCTTGTCGATCGCGGCGCGCAGGCGCGGATTGCCGTTGGGATCGCCGCCGCCGCTGCGCGCGGCCACGCCGATCTCACGGATCACCTTGGTGAAGATCTTGCCGCGCTGCGCGTCGACCGCGTTCTTGCGGGCCTCGATGGAAGGACCTCTGCCCATGATTCGTCCGGATGGAGCTTGTCGAAGCCGGCAATTTTACTCGATTGGACCGTTCGCGCCTGCCGGATCGAAACGGCCGTGTCGGAAGAACGAAACCGCCTGCCGGGCCACCTCCGGCGAGAGCAGCAGGCCGGTATGGCTGGTCGCGACGATGGTGTGGTCGGCCAGGCCCGGCAGACGTGTCTCGTCCACGGCCACGGTGCCGTCGTTGGCCCCGGCGAAACGGCCGAAATAGCGGCCCAGCCCGAGCGGCGTGCTGCCGGCGACCACGCCGACCTCGGCCGCGCCGTGCCACGGTCCGCAGCCCTGTCGCAGCAGATCGGCGCTGCGGCCCAGCGAAGCCGCACTCCAGGCGTATCCGGCCAAGCCCGCCGCCGCCCCGCTCCCGCACAGCGGCGAGCCGAGGCACACCACGCGGGACACCGGCAGATCTGGATTTCGTTCGAGCGCGGTAAGGGCGACCAGTCCGCCCAGGCTGTGCGCCAACAGATGGGCAGGACGGTCGCCCAGGTGGCGGGCCAGTCGCGGCACGGCCGCATCGGGTCCGCCAGCGACGGTGGCGTAGCCGAAGATTTCCGTCGCGAAGCCCACCGCGCGTAGACGCCGGGCCAGCCAATGCATCGACAACCGGGGCATCCACAGACCGTGGAGCAGGATCACGCGCTCATTCATGCGGCGATGTTGCCTCACTCGCACGCCGAACGGGATGCAGCGTCAGCGGGTCGGCGCGCGCCGCAGGATGAACTCGTGGTCGCGCGTGTCGCCGACGACGAAGTCGTACGCGCCGACGCGCTCGAAACCATGCCGCGCGTAGAAGCGCTGTGCGCCGAAGTTCTCGCTCCACACGCCGATCCACAGCGTGCGTGGGCCATCGCGTTCGAGCCACTGCATCGCGGCGTCGAACAGGCGTCCACCCCAACCACCGTTCTGGTGGCCGTGCAACACGTACAGGCGCTTGAGCTCACCGTCGCCGGGTTGCACCTCGTCATGCGGAAGGCTGCAGGCGCCGGCGGTGGCATAGCCCACCGCCGCGCCGTCGTCCTCGATCAGCCAGGTCGCGTAGCCGGCATCGGCCAGCAACTGCGCCCAGGCGTCGATCGCGTAGGCCTCCGCGAGGAAGGCCTGCAGATCCTGCGGCGGATACAGATGGCCGAAGGTCTGGGTGAAACATGCCACGGACAGCGCCGACAGCGTCGCGGCGTCGGCCGGCGAAGCGCGGCGCAGTTCCATGATTACTCGTCTTCCTCGACTTCCTCGTCGTCTTCCTCGGACTCCTCGTCCTCTTCGTATTCCTCGTCGTCCTCGCCTTCTTCCTCTTCCTCGTAGTCCTCTTCGCCGAAGTCCTCGCCGTCCCAGCGGAACTGGCCATCGGGCACGAAGGTCAGGGCCATCGCGGCGGGCGAGGTGCCCACGCGAACCAGCCAGCCGCCGAAGACGCGCGCGCGTTCGGTCACCAGGCCGGCATCGGCGCCTTCATTGGTTAGCTTTTCCCACTGCAGGGCAAACGTGTTCTCGGTCATTGCTTTGCTTTTCCTTTCGATCAAGCCTTGGGACGAACCATCACATGCACTTCCGCCAGCTGCGCGTCCGGCACCGGCGACGGCGCGCCGGTCATCAGGCACTGCGCAGTGGTGGTCTTGGGGAACGCGATCACGTCA
It contains:
- a CDS encoding KUP/HAK/KT family potassium transporter — translated: MSTSVPSTPAGHGHSGHGKQGLPGLMVGAIGVVFGDIGTSPLYTLKEAFSPHFAKQLGMVVDQATVLGMLSLVFWALMIVVTLKYVTIIMRADNQGEGGIMALMALAQRTLAKGSRSAYVVGILGIFGASLFFGDSVITPAITVLGAVEGLEVAAPGLHRFIVPLSVVILVLVFLAQRFGTEKVGRVFGPVMLVWFASLALIGLYNIVKAPEVIRALNPMWGMRFFGEHGLLSVTILGVVVLAVTGGEALYADMGHFGPRPIRHSWYFLVLPCLTLNYLGQGAFVLAHPEAVKNPFFEAIPPWALYPMIVLATMAAVIASQAVITGAYSVARQAMQLGFLPRMQIKHTSHETIGQIYVPYINWLLMVTVLVVVLMFRSSTALATAYGISVSATMLIDTLLLALVARALWPRWRTWVLPLCLVFFAVDVGFVVANGAKFFDGAWFPLLLGVVVFTLLRTWRRGRELLHEEVRKEGIQLDSFLPGLMLAPPVRVPGTAIFMTADKGVVPHALLHNLKHNKVLHERNVFLTVETLNIPYAPKEKRLKIEAIGDDFYRVLIRFGFMEVPDVPLALMRSCDAGGTYFDPMDTTYFASRETVVASRHRGMPIWRDRLFAFMHRNAAPATGFFRIPGNRLVELGAQVEI
- the ruvA gene encoding Holliday junction branch migration protein RuvA, with protein sequence MIGRLKGILVLKQPPWLVVDVNGVGYELEAPMSTFYDLPDLGREISLFTHYAQKEDSVSLYGFLREGERRLFRDVQKVSGIGAKIALAVLSGVSVDEFARLVQAGDITALTRIPGIGKKTAERMVVELRDRAADLAGVGATLSSPGGAPDPQSEAVIALQQLGYKPAEAVRMAREATASGDDAAAIIRKALKSALR
- the ruvC gene encoding crossover junction endodeoxyribonuclease RuvC; protein product: MIRILGIDPGSQRTGIGVIDVAADGRCTYVHAQALKLLDAEDFPSRLGLLCEGLEALLDEWQPQQVAIETVFMDKSATSALKLGHARGAALATVVRRRIPISEYPPRVIKQSLVGRGAADKQQVQHMVRLLLNLPEVKLQADAADALAVALTHAHMSATAARTGLSTHLLRRRGA
- a CDS encoding YebC/PmpR family DNA-binding transcriptional regulator codes for the protein MGRGPSIEARKNAVDAQRGKIFTKVIREIGVAARSGGGDPNGNPRLRAAIDKGLAVNMSKDVIERAIKKATGELEGVSYEEIRYEGYAPGGVAVIVDCLTDNKVRTVADVRHAFGKFGGNLGTDGSVSFMFKKLGVLSFAAGVDEDRITELAIDAGADDVVVYDDGAIDVVTAPDAFEAVKAAMDAAGLKADIAEVTLRADNDIAVSGETAQQVVKLLRWLEDMDDVQNVYSNADLGEDAYA
- a CDS encoding lipase family alpha/beta hydrolase produces the protein MNERVILLHGLWMPRLSMHWLARRLRAVGFATEIFGYATVAGGPDAAVPRLARHLGDRPAHLLAHSLGGLVALTALERNPDLPVSRVVCLGSPLCGSGAAAGLAGYAWSAASLGRSADLLRQGCGPWHGAAEVGVVAGSTPLGLGRYFGRFAGANDGTVAVDETRLPGLADHTIVATSHTGLLLSPEVARQAVSFFRHGRFDPAGANGPIE
- a CDS encoding GNAT family N-acetyltransferase gives rise to the protein MMELRRASPADAATLSALSVACFTQTFGHLYPPQDLQAFLAEAYAIDAWAQLLADAGYATWLIEDDGAAVGYATAGACSLPHDEVQPGDGELKRLYVLHGHQNGGWGGRLFDAAMQWLERDGPRTLWIGVWSENFGAQRFYARHGFERVGAYDFVVGDTRDHEFILRRAPTR
- a CDS encoding DNA primase: MTENTFALQWEKLTNEGADAGLVTERARVFGGWLVRVGTSPAAMALTFVPDGQFRWDGEDFGEEDYEEEEEGEDDEEYEEDEESEEDDEEVEEDE